In Magnetospirillum sp. XM-1, a single window of DNA contains:
- a CDS encoding thiamine pyrophosphate-binding protein, with translation MKSNVFCDQLKQLGYDFFTGVPDSTMKGTFQILEADPDVDYVVSVNESLACGIAFGAAMAGRKVCMLMQNSGFGEAINALASLSMLYASPTLIVVGWRGHDGKDAIEHLIMGRTTLQLMDTLGLPYVVAEAETFAEDVARAAGLAADRPAALIIRPGMMK, from the coding sequence ATGAAATCGAACGTGTTTTGCGACCAGTTGAAGCAATTGGGGTACGATTTTTTCACCGGGGTGCCCGATTCGACCATGAAGGGGACGTTCCAGATTCTGGAAGCCGATCCCGACGTGGACTATGTGGTCTCGGTCAATGAGTCGCTGGCCTGCGGCATCGCCTTCGGGGCGGCCATGGCCGGTCGCAAGGTCTGCATGCTGATGCAGAACTCGGGTTTCGGCGAAGCCATCAATGCCCTGGCCTCGCTGTCCATGCTGTATGCCTCGCCGACCCTGATCGTTGTGGGGTGGCGTGGCCACGACGGCAAGGATGCCATCGAGCACCTGATCATGGGGCGCACGACCTTGCAGCTTATGGATACGCTCGGCCTGCCCTATGTGGTGGCCGAAGCCGAGACTTTCGCCGAAGACGTCGCCCGCGCCGCCGGCCTGGCGGCTGATCGGCCGGCGGCGTTGATCATTCGTCCGGGGATGATGAAGTGA
- a CDS encoding thiamine pyrophosphate-dependent enzyme, producing MMTRAQAVAAVAEAFADHAVIGANGMISRELFTAHETPLNFYMVGSMGLAGAIGLGVAEGRPEAKVLVLDGDGNVLMHMGLLAMVGERRPANFTHVVLDNEVYGSTGDQRSISDRVDLAAMAAAAGYATVLRAGDREGLDRAVATLCGGAPRPAFLLVKVTKDETHGIGRVTLTPEQMFERLRINLASTFDNVR from the coding sequence ATGATGACCAGAGCCCAGGCCGTCGCGGCCGTCGCCGAAGCCTTCGCCGATCACGCCGTCATCGGCGCCAACGGCATGATATCGCGCGAATTGTTCACCGCTCATGAGACGCCGCTCAACTTCTACATGGTCGGGTCCATGGGTCTGGCCGGGGCCATCGGCCTGGGCGTCGCCGAAGGGCGCCCCGAGGCCAAGGTGCTGGTGCTGGACGGTGACGGTAATGTGCTGATGCATATGGGGCTGCTGGCCATGGTTGGCGAGCGCCGTCCGGCGAACTTCACCCATGTCGTCCTCGACAACGAAGTCTACGGCTCCACAGGCGACCAGCGTTCCATCAGTGATCGTGTCGACCTTGCGGCTATGGCCGCCGCCGCCGGCTATGCCACCGTGCTGAGGGCCGGGGACCGGGAGGGTCTGGATCGCGCCGTCGCCACCCTGTGTGGCGGCGCGCCCCGGCCGGCATTCCTGCTGGTCAAGGTGACCAAGGACGAGACCCATGGTATCGGGCGGGTGACGCTGACGCCGGAACAGATGTTCGAGCGGTTGCGGATCAATTTGGCAAGTACCTTCGACAACGTTCGGTGA
- a CDS encoding WbuC family cupin fold metalloprotein: MPAVIYNTEDVALVGHDILETLKAEAVNAPLRRSRLCLHRTPEDPLHEMVIAFCRDSFVRPHRHLTKTESFHVIEGRILVVLFDDEGRVTHRIPMEPPGGDSAFLYRVAAPIWHMLVPETEFAVIHEVTNGPFRAEDGDFAPWSPDDPGAFQAYRASLF; encoded by the coding sequence ATGCCCGCCGTGATCTATAATACCGAGGATGTCGCGCTGGTCGGGCACGACATCCTCGAGACCTTGAAAGCCGAGGCGGTGAACGCCCCGCTGCGCCGCTCGCGTCTGTGCCTGCATCGCACGCCGGAGGACCCGCTGCATGAGATGGTCATCGCCTTTTGCCGTGACAGCTTCGTCCGGCCTCACCGCCACCTGACCAAGACCGAATCATTCCATGTGATCGAGGGCCGTATCCTGGTGGTGCTATTTGACGATGAAGGTCGTGTGACCCATCGCATTCCCATGGAACCGCCGGGCGGGGACAGTGCGTTTCTCTACCGGGTTGCGGCGCCCATCTGGCACATGTTGGTCCCGGAGACGGAATTCGCGGTGATCCACGAAGTCACCAATGGTCCCTTCCGCGCCGAGGATGGTGACTTCGCACCCTGGTCGCCCGATGATCCCGGCGCCTTTCAAGCTTATCGGGCTTCCCTGTTCTGA
- a CDS encoding NAD-dependent 4,6-dehydratase LegB: MPPLKKILVTGADGFIGSHLTEELVRRGYDVRAFALYNSFGSWGWLDAAEPAVRNSLDVFLGDIRDPHGVRKAMEGCDAVLHLAALIAIPYSYHSPATYVETNVTGTLNVVQAARDLGVSRVVCTSTSEVYGTARYVPIDEDHPLQGQSPYSATKIGADQMALSYHRSFATPVTVLRPFNTYGPRQSARAVIPTIITQIAAGARTLKLGALHPTRDFSHVADTAAGFIAMLDAPEAVLGEVINIGSGFEISIGDTARLIAEVMGAQVDITCDDQRLRPEKSEVERLFAGTDKAARLLGWQPAHGGLEGFRRGLAETVRWFSDPANLARYRADRYTI; the protein is encoded by the coding sequence ATGCCACCGCTTAAGAAGATTCTGGTTACCGGGGCCGATGGCTTCATCGGCTCGCATCTGACCGAAGAACTGGTGCGGCGCGGCTATGACGTGCGCGCCTTCGCCCTTTATAATTCCTTCGGGTCCTGGGGCTGGCTGGATGCCGCGGAACCGGCGGTCAGGAATTCGCTCGACGTCTTCCTGGGCGATATCCGCGATCCCCACGGGGTGCGCAAAGCCATGGAGGGCTGCGACGCAGTCTTGCATCTGGCGGCGCTGATCGCCATTCCCTATTCCTATCACTCGCCCGCCACCTATGTGGAAACCAACGTCACCGGGACGCTGAACGTGGTTCAGGCGGCACGCGATCTGGGGGTTTCCCGGGTGGTGTGCACCTCCACCAGCGAGGTCTACGGCACCGCCCGCTACGTGCCCATCGACGAGGACCATCCGCTGCAGGGGCAATCCCCCTATTCGGCCACCAAGATCGGCGCCGACCAGATGGCGTTGTCCTATCACCGCTCTTTCGCCACGCCGGTCACGGTGCTGCGGCCGTTCAACACTTACGGACCCCGCCAGTCGGCCCGGGCCGTCATCCCCACCATCATCACCCAGATCGCGGCCGGAGCCCGGACGCTCAAATTGGGGGCCCTGCATCCCACCCGCGATTTCTCCCATGTGGCCGATACGGCCGCGGGTTTCATCGCCATGCTGGATGCCCCGGAAGCGGTACTGGGCGAGGTGATCAATATCGGCTCGGGCTTCGAGATTTCCATCGGCGACACCGCCCGGCTGATCGCCGAGGTTATGGGCGCCCAGGTGGACATCACCTGCGACGACCAGCGCCTGCGGCCGGAAAAGAGCGAGGTGGAGCGCCTGTTCGCCGGTACGGACAAGGCGGCCCGCCTGCTGGGCTGGCAGCCGGCCCATGGCGGACTGGAAGGCTTTCGCCGCGGACTGGCCGAAACCGTGCGCTGGTTCTCCGATCCGGCCAATCTGGCCCGCTATCGCGCCGACCGTTACACCATCTGA
- a CDS encoding DegT/DnrJ/EryC1/StrS family aminotransferase: MIPLCVPNLTGNEARYLQECVDSTFVSSVGPFVDRLEDMVAVAAGSQVRAVATSAGTTGLHAALTAVGVERDDLVIMPAFTFVASANAVAHCGATPWLLDVTAESWTLDPALLQRVLEVETVRDGDVLRHRASGRRVAAVLPVHVLGCPADMDAIVSVARAHGLKVVADAAAALGCRYRGRRIAQLGADLSVVSFNGNKTVTAGGGGAVIGTDPDLLALVRHLTTTARVSPDYLHDRVGFNYRMTNLQAAVGCAQLERLDEFVAAKRRIRAAYDAAFAGRPDVGPFPQPQWAESECWFSGFVLERAESMAALRAGLRDRGIDARPFWRPMHLQPAFAEALRTSMTVTESVWDRIVTLPCSTALTEAELESVVAAVEEVLG; encoded by the coding sequence GTGATTCCACTTTGCGTTCCCAATCTGACGGGCAACGAGGCCCGCTATCTTCAGGAATGCGTGGATAGCACCTTCGTGTCTTCGGTCGGCCCCTTCGTCGATCGGCTGGAGGATATGGTGGCCGTCGCCGCCGGGTCGCAGGTGCGTGCCGTGGCCACCTCGGCCGGGACCACCGGCCTGCACGCCGCCCTGACCGCCGTGGGCGTGGAGCGGGACGATCTGGTGATCATGCCGGCCTTCACTTTCGTGGCCAGCGCCAATGCCGTTGCCCATTGCGGCGCCACGCCGTGGCTGCTGGACGTGACGGCGGAAAGCTGGACCCTGGATCCCGCCCTGCTTCAACGGGTGCTGGAGGTCGAGACGGTACGAGACGGCGATGTCCTGCGCCACCGGGCCAGCGGCCGGCGGGTGGCGGCGGTGCTGCCGGTGCATGTGCTCGGCTGCCCCGCCGACATGGACGCCATCGTTTCCGTCGCCCGGGCCCATGGCCTCAAGGTGGTGGCCGATGCCGCCGCCGCCCTGGGCTGTCGCTATCGTGGCCGCCGTATTGCCCAGTTGGGCGCCGATCTCTCGGTGGTGTCGTTCAACGGCAACAAGACGGTGACCGCCGGCGGTGGCGGCGCGGTCATCGGCACCGATCCCGACCTGCTGGCTCTGGTGCGCCATCTGACCACCACGGCGCGGGTCAGTCCCGACTACCTGCATGACCGGGTGGGCTTCAACTATCGCATGACCAATCTGCAGGCGGCGGTGGGCTGTGCCCAACTGGAGCGGTTGGACGAATTCGTCGCCGCCAAGCGCCGCATCCGCGCCGCCTATGACGCCGCCTTCGCCGGTCGGCCGGACGTCGGCCCCTTTCCCCAGCCCCAATGGGCGGAGAGCGAATGCTGGTTCTCCGGCTTCGTGCTGGAGCGGGCGGAATCCATGGCCGCCTTGCGGGCCGGGCTGCGCGACCGGGGAATTGACGCCCGTCCGTTCTGGCGGCCCATGCATCTGCAGCCGGCTTTCGCCGAGGCATTGCGCACGTCCATGACGGTGACGGAATCCGTATGGGACCGCATCGTCACCCTGCCTTGCTCCACGGCCCTGACCGAGGCGGAGCTGGAATCGGTGGTGGCTGCGGTGGAAGAGGTGCTGGGATGA